The proteins below are encoded in one region of Podarcis raffonei isolate rPodRaf1 chromosome 6, rPodRaf1.pri, whole genome shotgun sequence:
- the SOX18 gene encoding transcription factor SOX-18: protein MNISEPSFCREEIPQARGDFSWGAVAGAAAAPPPPPPPPPPPPPAAAASDPGRAFAQHSRAAEPAVSSRTPSPEPAFGFRPGAAAPIGGGDPGGALLGTSAASSRSPSPDAGYGYGAGSGRPSDGKSAEDSRIRRPMNAFMVWAKDERKRLAQQNPDLHNAVLSKMLGQSWKALSANDKRPFVEEAERLRIQHLQDHPNYKYRPRRKKQAKKIKRMEPNILLHNLSQPCGDGFAMNHRAGGAIGHPGHAQPPPLNHFRELRSVSSDMENYGLPTPEMSPLDVLEQTEPAFFPPHMQDDCGVMSFRGYHHHPPPPPPQMEFTPEKNLGRNMPMGYPQNPPHLGDAMRTPHPPGMYYNQICAGAANGLSAHLGQLSPPPESHHLDGVEHLNPNELWTEVDRNEFDQYLNMSRTRPDPSGFAYHVSVSKVTPRSLSCEESSLISALSDASSAVYYSTCITG from the exons ATGAATATATCTGAGCCTAGTTTCTGTAGAGAGGAGATACCCCAAGCCAGAGGCGACTTTTCATGGGGAGCCGTCGCGGGAGcagccgctgcgccaccgccgcctccgcctccgccgcctccacctcctcccgccgccgctgcctctgATCCCGGGCGCGCCTTCGCGCAGCACAGCCGGGCCGCCGAGCCCGCCGTCTCCAGCCGGACCCCCAGCCCAGAGCCGGCCTTCGGATTTCGCCCCGGCGCAGCGGCGCCCATCGGGGGAGGCGACCCCGGCGGCGCGCTCTTGGGCACCTCGGCTGCGTCGAGCCGTTCTCCCAGCCCCGACGCCGGCTATGGCTACGGCGCCGGCTCGGGCCGTCCGTCCGACGGCAAGAGCGCAGAGGATTCCCGCATCCGGCGCCCCATGAACGCCTTCATGGTGTGGGCTAAGGACGAGAGGAAGCGGCTGGCCCAGCAGAATCCGGACCTGCACAACGCGGTGCTGAGCAAGATGCTGG GCCAGTCATGGAAAGCGCTCAGCGCCAACGACAAGCGCCCCTTTGTGGAAGAGGCAGAGAGGCTGAGGATCCAGCACCTGCAGGACCACCCCAACTACAAGTACCGCCCCAGGAGGAAGAAGCAAGCCAAGAAAATCAAGAGGATGGAGCCCAACATCCTCCTGCACAATCTCTCCCAGCCTTGTGGCGACGGCTTTGCCATGAACCACCGGGCTGGTGGCGCCATCGGGCACCCGGGCCATGCCCAGCCTCCTCCGCTCAACCACTTCAGAGAACTCCGCTCGGTGAGTTCTGATATGGAGAACTACGGCTTGCCGACCCCTGAGATGTCCCCTCTGGACGTCTTGGAGCAGACGGAGCCTGCCTTTTTCCCTCCACACATGCAGGACGACTGTGGCGTGATGTCCTTCCGAggctaccaccaccaccctcctcctcctcctccccagatgGAGTTTACCCCGGAGAAAAACCTGGGGAGGAACATGCCCATGGGCTACCCGCAGAACCCACCTCACCTGGGTGATGCCATGAGGACTCCCCACCCACCTGGTATGTACTACAACCAAATATGCGCCGGCGCCGCCAACGGGCTTTCAGCCCACCTGGGCCAGCTCTCCCCGCCACCCGAATCTCACCACCTTGACGGCGTGGAGCACTTGAACCCCAACGAGCTCTGGACAGAAGTGGACCGCAACGAGTTTGACCAGTATTTGAATATGAGCAGGACTCGTCCCGATCCTTCGGGGTTTGCCTACCATGTCTCCGTGTCCAAAGTGACTCCACGGAGCCTCTCCTGCGAGGAGAGCAGCTTGATATCGGCCCTGTCCGATGCCAGCAGCGCTGTCTATTACAGCACCTGTATCACTGGGTAG